From one Streptomyces sp. NBC_01478 genomic stretch:
- a CDS encoding class F sortase: MVRRGRVRRPWYRTRAFRLGRTVAVSVVLVVGGARCAGGGEASGPARTDPQADEARADARGGHQQPTARPTARPTARPVRHAPPPRPLPRSRATALAIPYLDVDAPVMPLRLDRGRRMSAPPDDDPKLVGWYADGPSPGEQGTAVAVGHLDTMTGPAVFAGLSELKPDHLIEVRRADGRTAVYTVDAVKTYEKAHFPDREVYGARGRPELRLITCGGSYDRRTGYAGNTVVFAHLTATRERARTG, encoded by the coding sequence GTGGTGCGGCGCGGCCGGGTCCGCCGGCCCTGGTACCGGACGCGCGCCTTCCGGCTGGGGCGAACGGTGGCGGTGAGCGTCGTCCTGGTGGTCGGCGGCGCCCGGTGTGCCGGGGGCGGAGAGGCGTCCGGCCCGGCCCGGACCGACCCGCAGGCCGACGAGGCCCGTGCGGACGCACGCGGAGGCCACCAGCAGCCGACAGCCCGACCGACGGCCCGACCGACAGCCCGTCCGGTCCGCCACGCGCCCCCGCCCCGCCCCCTCCCACGCTCCCGAGCGACCGCCCTCGCCATCCCCTACCTCGACGTCGACGCCCCGGTCATGCCCCTCCGCCTCGACCGCGGCCGCCGGATGTCCGCGCCCCCGGACGACGATCCGAAGCTGGTGGGCTGGTACGCGGACGGGCCCTCCCCGGGCGAGCAGGGCACCGCCGTCGCCGTCGGCCACCTCGACACGATGACCGGTCCCGCCGTCTTCGCCGGCCTGAGCGAACTGAAGCCCGACCACCTGATCGAGGTCCGGCGCGCCGACGGACGGACCGCCGTCTACACGGTCGACGCGGTGAAGACGTACGAGAAGGCGCACTTTCCCGACCGGGAGGTGTACGGGGCCCGCGGCCGCCCGGAGTTGCGGCTCATCACCTGTGGTGGCAGCTACGACCGCAGGACCGGCTACGCGGGCAACACCGTCGTCTTCGCCCATCTCACCGCGACCCGTGAGCGCGCCCGAACCGGCTGA
- the hmgA gene encoding homogentisate 1,2-dioxygenase, translating to MSGDVRKTAEGLTYLTGFGNEHSSEAVPGALPEGRNAPQRAPLGLYAEQLSGTAFTEPRAHNRRSWLYRVRPSAAHPAFTRADNGGIRTAPFTETVPDPNRLRWSPLPEPAPGTDFLAGLWTLGGNGDAAQRTGMAVHLYHADSSMDRVFSDADGELLIVPERGGLLLRTEFGLLHVEPGHVALIPRGVRFRVELLDASARGYVCENYGAPFQLPDLGPIGANGLANARDFRAPVAAYEDVEGPVEVVNKFCGNLWTATYDHSPLDVVAWHGNHVPYAYDLRRFNVIGSISYDHPDPSIFTVLTSPSDTPGLAGVDFVVFAPRWLVGEDTFRPPYFHRNVMSEYMGLIEGAYDAKAEGFVPGGGSLHNMMSAHGPDRETFDRASAAELRPQKIDDGLAFMFETRWPVTATAQAAHADHLQQGYDDVWRGLQRHFRPAH from the coding sequence ATGAGCGGGGACGTCCGCAAGACCGCCGAGGGACTGACCTACCTCACCGGTTTCGGCAATGAACACAGCTCGGAGGCGGTGCCGGGCGCCCTGCCGGAGGGCCGCAACGCCCCGCAGCGCGCCCCGCTCGGCCTCTACGCCGAGCAGCTCAGCGGCACGGCGTTCACCGAGCCGAGGGCGCACAACCGCCGCTCGTGGCTCTACCGCGTCCGCCCCTCGGCCGCGCATCCCGCGTTCACCCGCGCCGACAACGGCGGGATCCGTACGGCGCCCTTCACGGAGACGGTCCCCGACCCGAACCGGCTGCGCTGGAGCCCGCTCCCCGAGCCCGCGCCCGGCACCGACTTCCTGGCCGGCCTGTGGACCCTGGGCGGCAACGGCGACGCGGCCCAGCGCACCGGCATGGCCGTGCACCTCTACCACGCCGACTCCTCGATGGACCGGGTCTTCAGCGACGCGGACGGCGAGCTGCTGATCGTCCCGGAGCGCGGTGGACTGCTGCTGCGCACGGAGTTCGGGCTCCTCCATGTGGAGCCCGGACATGTGGCGTTGATCCCTCGTGGGGTGCGCTTCCGTGTGGAGCTGCTGGATGCTTCAGCCCGCGGATATGTGTGCGAGAACTATGGGGCGCCCTTCCAGCTCCCCGACCTCGGCCCGATCGGCGCCAACGGACTCGCCAACGCCCGGGACTTCCGGGCCCCGGTCGCCGCCTACGAGGACGTCGAGGGCCCGGTCGAGGTGGTGAACAAGTTCTGCGGCAACCTCTGGACGGCGACCTACGACCACTCGCCCCTCGACGTGGTCGCCTGGCACGGCAACCATGTGCCGTACGCCTATGACCTGCGCCGCTTCAATGTGATCGGCTCCATCTCCTACGACCACCCGGACCCGTCGATCTTCACCGTGCTGACGTCCCCGTCGGACACCCCGGGCCTGGCCGGCGTGGACTTCGTGGTCTTCGCGCCGCGCTGGCTGGTGGGCGAGGACACGTTCCGGCCGCCGTACTTCCACCGGAACGTGATGAGCGAGTACATGGGCCTGATCGAGGGCGCCTACGACGCGAAGGCCGAGGGTTTCGTGCCCGGGGGCGGCTCGCTGCACAACATGATGTCGGCGCACGGACCGGACCGGGAGACCTTCGACCGCGCGAGCGCCGCCGAGCTGCGTCCGCAGAAGATCGACGACGGCCTGGCGTTCATGTTCGAGACCCGCTGGCCGGTGACGGCGACGGCCCAGGCGGCGCACGCCGACCACCTCCAACAGGGCTACGACGACGTCTGGCGGGGCCTGCAACGCCACTTCCGCCCCGCGCACTGA
- a CDS encoding molybdopterin oxidoreductase family protein yields MSRTALRICPLCEATCGLTLTIEGTRVTGARGDRDDVFSRGFICPKGASFGAVDSDPDRLRTPLVRRDGELREATWEEAFDAVAAGLRPVVERHGPHAVGIVLGNPNVHTMAGALYPQVLLGALGTRSVFTASTVDQMPKHVSCGLLYGDANAIPVPDLDHTDHLLLIGANPLESNGSLCTAPDFPGKLKALKARGGTLTVIDPRRTRTAKLADRHIAVRPGTDALLLAAMTYVLFDEHLVELGELAPHVQGVDELRSELGDFTPEAVAEACDVDADEIRALARELAAAPTAAVYGRIGSCTVPHGTLASWLVDILNILTGNLDRPGGALFPQAATDRTPRPAGPGRGFALGRWHSRVSQYPEAKGELPLSALAEEIDTATAEGEPIRALIAVAANPVLSAPDGARLDKALDSLDFMVSVDPYLNETARHADVVLPPPPPSQSPHHDFAFNTLAVRNQVRYTRPAIPLEPGRMAETEILARLILAATGMHGADPAAVDTMVVDQTLGKAVTDPNSPIHERDPREIAAHLTGDTGPERRLDMMLRLGPYGDGFGVRPDGLSLEKLLAHPHGIDLGPLASRLPQPLKTRSGKVELLPRPIVDDLPRLRQAMDDRADGLVLVGRRHLRSNNSWMHNVPALTGGTNRCTLHIHPDDAERLGVVDGAPVRVKGAGGEVTAPAEITDGLRRGVVSLPHGWGHDRPGTRMSHAAADPGVNVNQLLDGSLLDPLSGNAVLNGVPVEVAALTAPL; encoded by the coding sequence GTGTCCCGCACCGCCCTGCGTATCTGCCCCCTGTGCGAAGCCACCTGTGGGCTGACCCTCACCATCGAGGGCACCCGGGTGACCGGCGCCCGAGGCGATCGCGACGACGTGTTCAGCCGGGGGTTCATCTGCCCCAAGGGCGCCTCCTTCGGAGCCGTCGACAGCGACCCCGACCGGCTGCGCACCCCGCTCGTCCGCCGGGACGGCGAACTGCGCGAGGCCACCTGGGAGGAGGCGTTCGACGCGGTCGCGGCGGGTCTGCGCCCGGTCGTCGAGCGCCACGGCCCGCACGCCGTCGGCATCGTCCTCGGCAACCCCAACGTGCACACCATGGCCGGCGCCCTCTACCCCCAGGTCCTGCTCGGCGCCCTCGGCACCCGCAGCGTCTTCACCGCGTCCACGGTCGACCAGATGCCCAAACACGTCTCCTGCGGACTCCTCTACGGCGACGCCAACGCGATCCCGGTGCCCGACCTCGACCACACCGACCATCTGCTCCTCATCGGTGCCAACCCCCTTGAGTCCAACGGGAGTCTGTGCACCGCCCCCGACTTCCCCGGCAAGCTCAAGGCGCTCAAGGCGCGCGGCGGCACCCTCACCGTCATCGACCCGCGCCGCACCCGCACCGCCAAGCTCGCCGACCGGCACATCGCGGTCCGCCCCGGCACCGACGCCCTGCTGCTCGCGGCGATGACCTACGTCCTCTTCGACGAACACCTCGTGGAACTGGGGGAGTTGGCCCCGCATGTGCAGGGGGTCGACGAACTCCGGTCCGAGCTGGGCGACTTCACCCCGGAGGCCGTGGCGGAAGCCTGTGACGTGGACGCCGACGAGATCCGCGCCCTCGCCCGCGAACTCGCCGCCGCCCCGACTGCCGCCGTCTACGGCCGTATCGGAAGCTGCACCGTCCCGCACGGCACCCTCGCCAGTTGGCTCGTCGACATCCTCAACATCCTCACCGGCAACCTCGACCGGCCCGGCGGCGCCCTATTCCCGCAGGCCGCCACCGACCGGACACCCCGGCCCGCCGGACCGGGCCGCGGCTTCGCGCTCGGGCGCTGGCACTCACGGGTGAGCCAATACCCGGAGGCCAAGGGCGAGTTGCCGCTCTCCGCGCTCGCCGAGGAGATCGACACCGCGACCGCCGAGGGCGAACCGATCCGCGCGCTGATCGCCGTCGCCGCCAACCCCGTGCTCTCCGCACCGGACGGCGCCCGCCTCGACAAGGCCCTGGACTCACTGGACTTCATGGTGAGCGTCGACCCGTACCTCAACGAGACCGCACGCCACGCCGACGTGGTGCTGCCGCCGCCCCCGCCGTCCCAGAGCCCGCACCACGACTTCGCGTTCAACACCCTCGCGGTCCGCAACCAGGTCCGCTACACCCGCCCCGCGATCCCGCTGGAGCCCGGCCGGATGGCCGAGACCGAGATCCTGGCCCGGCTGATCCTCGCCGCGACCGGCATGCACGGCGCCGACCCCGCCGCCGTCGACACGATGGTCGTCGACCAGACCCTCGGCAAGGCCGTCACCGACCCCAACTCGCCGATCCACGAACGCGATCCGCGCGAGATCGCCGCACACCTCACCGGCGACACCGGCCCCGAGCGCCGGCTCGACATGATGCTGCGCCTCGGTCCCTACGGCGACGGCTTCGGCGTACGACCGGACGGGCTGTCGTTGGAGAAACTCCTCGCGCACCCGCACGGCATCGACCTGGGCCCGCTCGCCTCCCGGCTGCCGCAGCCCCTGAAGACCCGCAGCGGCAAGGTCGAACTGCTGCCGCGGCCGATCGTCGACGACCTGCCCCGGCTCCGGCAGGCCATGGACGACCGCGCCGACGGACTCGTGCTCGTCGGCCGCCGCCATCTGCGCTCCAACAACAGTTGGATGCACAACGTGCCCGCCCTCACCGGCGGCACCAACCGCTGCACCCTGCACATCCACCCCGACGACGCGGAGCGCCTCGGCGTGGTCGACGGAGCGCCGGTCCGGGTGAAGGGCGCCGGGGGAGAGGTGACCGCCCCCGCCGAGATCACGGACGGCCTGCGGCGCGGCGTGGTGAGCCTCCCGCACGGCTGGGGCCACGACCGCCCCGGCACCCGGATGAGCCACGCGGCCGCCGACCCGGGCGTCAACGTGAACCAGCTCCTCGACGGCAGTCTGCTCGACCCGCTGTCGGGCAACGCGGTGCTCAACGGAGTGCCCGTGGAGGTCGCCGCGCTCACCGCACCGCTGTGA
- a CDS encoding TetR/AcrR family transcriptional regulator, whose translation MADRAAVPEVIWARPERAGRGPKPAFRRADIAAAAVRIADGGGLDAVSMRHVAAELGCGTMSLYNYVPRKEDLYELMVDAVSGEHEEWEPSGDWRADMVRVAHQTRTLMHRHPWLPRLMSPVYGFSPNALRYLEHCLACLDPVESTYGMKMQLVGLLNGVVTMYVSNELATAERSRSLPWSEEQENAVRIAYLGSRIAGGAYPRMAAAFMEDPGPIDLDAVFDMALAKVLDAFDPERG comes from the coding sequence ATGGCGGACCGAGCGGCCGTACCCGAAGTGATCTGGGCGCGCCCCGAGCGTGCGGGGCGGGGGCCGAAGCCGGCGTTCCGCCGCGCGGACATCGCGGCGGCGGCCGTGCGGATCGCCGACGGTGGGGGGCTGGACGCGGTGTCCATGCGGCATGTCGCGGCCGAACTGGGGTGCGGCACGATGTCGCTGTACAACTACGTCCCCCGCAAGGAGGACCTGTACGAGCTGATGGTCGACGCGGTCAGTGGCGAGCACGAGGAGTGGGAGCCGTCGGGGGACTGGCGGGCGGACATGGTCCGGGTCGCCCATCAGACGCGGACGTTGATGCACCGGCATCCCTGGCTGCCTCGGCTGATGTCACCGGTGTACGGGTTCAGCCCCAACGCGCTGCGGTATCTGGAGCATTGCCTGGCTTGTCTGGACCCGGTGGAGTCGACGTACGGCATGAAGATGCAGCTCGTCGGGCTGCTCAACGGGGTCGTGACGATGTATGTGAGCAATGAGTTGGCGACTGCCGAGCGGTCGCGCTCGCTGCCTTGGTCTGAGGAGCAGGAGAACGCGGTGCGGATCGCGTACTTGGGGAGTCGGATCGCGGGTGGGGCGTATCCGCGGATGGCTGCGGCGTTCATGGAGGATCCGGGGCCCATTGATCTGGACGCGGTGTTCGATATGGCGTTGGCGAAGGTTCTGGACGCCTTCGACCCCGAGCGAGGCTAG
- a CDS encoding MFS transporter, with translation MASGRNRGWLLRLVIAFSFTQGAVSMARPAVSYRALALGADERAIGVIAGVYALLPLFAAVPLGRRTDHGRCAPLLPVGVVLISGGCALSGLAGSLWAMAMWSGVMGLGHLCFVIGAQSLVARQSAPHEQDRNFGHFTIGASLGQLIGPIAAGSLIGGSDMAGTSALALLVAGAGAAVSFTSLWRIEDRTTVKSRARQGDRVPMSGILGARGVPAGIFISLSVLSATDILTAYLPVVGEHRGIAPSVIGVLLSIRAAATIACRLVLTPLLQLLGRAALLTATCLLAGVLCAGIALPLPVWSIGLMLAVLGFCLGVGQPLSMTTVVQAAPDDARSTALALRLTGNRLGQVAAPAGAGLVAGVAGVAAPFVMLGALLVLSAGVALRSPARAEEAREAVAGTPATRSPLSRKSDI, from the coding sequence ATGGCGTCCGGCAGGAACCGCGGCTGGCTGCTCCGCCTCGTCATCGCCTTCAGCTTCACGCAGGGGGCGGTGTCGATGGCCCGCCCCGCCGTCTCCTACCGGGCCCTCGCGCTCGGCGCCGACGAGCGGGCGATCGGCGTCATCGCGGGCGTGTACGCGCTGCTCCCGCTGTTCGCCGCCGTACCGCTCGGCCGCCGCACCGACCACGGCCGCTGCGCACCCCTGCTGCCCGTCGGCGTGGTCCTGATCTCCGGCGGCTGCGCACTGAGCGGACTCGCGGGCTCCCTCTGGGCGATGGCGATGTGGAGCGGGGTGATGGGCCTGGGCCACCTCTGCTTCGTGATCGGCGCCCAGTCGCTGGTCGCCCGCCAGTCCGCCCCGCACGAACAGGACCGCAACTTCGGCCACTTCACCATCGGCGCCTCCCTCGGCCAGCTCATCGGCCCCATCGCCGCGGGCTCCTTGATCGGCGGCTCCGACATGGCCGGCACCAGCGCGCTGGCCCTGCTCGTCGCGGGCGCGGGCGCCGCCGTCTCGTTCACGTCCCTGTGGCGCATCGAGGACCGTACGACGGTCAAGTCCCGTGCGCGGCAAGGCGATCGCGTGCCCATGAGCGGCATCCTGGGCGCCCGGGGCGTGCCCGCGGGCATCTTCATCAGCCTCTCCGTGCTGTCCGCCACCGACATCCTCACCGCCTACCTCCCGGTGGTCGGCGAACACCGGGGCATCGCGCCCTCCGTGATCGGCGTCCTGCTCAGCATCCGCGCGGCGGCCACCATCGCCTGCCGCCTCGTCCTCACCCCACTGCTCCAACTGCTGGGCCGGGCAGCCCTGTTGACCGCGACCTGTCTCCTGGCCGGCGTCCTGTGCGCGGGCATCGCCCTCCCCCTGCCGGTCTGGTCCATCGGCCTGATGCTCGCGGTCCTGGGCTTCTGTCTCGGTGTCGGCCAGCCCCTCTCCATGACGACGGTCGTCCAGGCCGCCCCCGACGACGCCCGCTCCACCGCCCTCGCCCTACGGCTCACCGGCAACCGCCTCGGCCAGGTCGCCGCACCCGCCGGCGCCGGTCTTGTCGCCGGAGTCGCGGGCGTGGCCGCGCCGTTCGTGATGCTCGGCGCGCTGCTGGTGCTCTCGGCGGGGGTCGCGCTGCGGTCGCCCGCACGGGCCGAGGAGGCGCGCGAAGCCGTGGCAGGGACCCCGGCCACGCGATCGCCGCTGAGCCGGAAGAGCGATATCTGA
- a CDS encoding CitMHS family transporter, which translates to MLTILGFTMIATFLVLIMLKKMSPIAALVLIPALFCVFVGKGGKLGDYVIDGVTSLAPTAAMLMFAIVYFGVMIDVGLFDPIVRGILKFCKADPLRIVVGTAVLAAIVSLDGDGSTTFMITVSAMYPLYKRLKMSLVVMTGVAAMANGVMNTLPWGGPTARAATALKLSASDIFVPMIPALATGLLGVLVLAYVLGRRERKRLGVLTLDEVLVEEPAESETVLVGAGTGKGAEKGTGGSGADNDRKATGSSGSGTDADAELPDEDEGFQGLDPHRPTLRPKLYWFNALLTVTLLTAMIMEWLPIPVLFLLGAAMALTVNFPHMAEQKARLGAHAENVLNVSGMVFAAAVFTGVLQGTGMVDHMATWLVDNIPDGMGPHMAFVTGVLSIPLTYFMSNDGFYFGILPVLAEAGQAHGVSSLEIARASLVGQPLHMSSPLVPAVYVLVGMAKVEFGDHTRFVVKWAALTSLVVLGAGILFGII; encoded by the coding sequence ATGCTGACCATCCTCGGCTTCACCATGATCGCGACCTTCCTGGTCCTGATCATGCTGAAGAAGATGTCGCCGATCGCGGCACTCGTCCTGATACCCGCGCTGTTCTGCGTCTTCGTAGGAAAGGGCGGCAAGCTCGGCGACTACGTCATCGACGGCGTCACCAGCCTCGCGCCCACCGCGGCGATGCTCATGTTCGCGATCGTCTACTTCGGCGTGATGATCGACGTGGGCCTCTTCGACCCGATCGTCCGGGGGATCCTGAAGTTCTGCAAGGCGGATCCCCTGCGGATCGTCGTCGGCACGGCGGTCCTCGCCGCGATCGTCTCGCTGGACGGCGACGGCTCGACCACCTTCATGATCACCGTCTCGGCGATGTACCCGCTGTACAAACGCCTGAAGATGAGCCTGGTCGTGATGACCGGGGTCGCCGCGATGGCCAACGGCGTGATGAACACGCTCCCTTGGGGCGGCCCGACCGCCCGCGCCGCGACCGCCCTCAAGCTCAGCGCCAGCGACATCTTCGTCCCGATGATCCCGGCACTCGCCACGGGCCTGCTGGGCGTCCTCGTCCTCGCGTACGTCCTCGGCCGCCGCGAACGCAAGCGGCTCGGCGTGCTGACGCTGGACGAGGTGCTGGTGGAGGAGCCCGCCGAGTCGGAGACGGTTCTCGTGGGCGCCGGTACCGGCAAGGGCGCGGAGAAGGGCACCGGCGGTTCCGGCGCCGACAACGACCGTAAGGCCACCGGCAGTTCGGGCTCCGGCACGGACGCCGACGCCGAACTGCCCGACGAGGACGAGGGATTCCAGGGCCTCGACCCCCACCGACCGACCCTGCGCCCCAAGCTCTACTGGTTCAACGCGCTGCTCACGGTCACCCTGCTCACCGCCATGATCATGGAGTGGCTGCCGATCCCGGTCCTCTTCCTGCTCGGCGCGGCGATGGCGCTCACCGTCAACTTCCCGCACATGGCAGAGCAGAAGGCCCGCCTCGGCGCCCACGCGGAGAACGTCCTCAACGTCTCCGGCATGGTCTTCGCCGCCGCCGTCTTCACCGGCGTCCTCCAGGGCACCGGCATGGTCGACCACATGGCCACCTGGCTGGTCGACAACATCCCCGACGGCATGGGCCCGCACATGGCCTTCGTCACCGGCGTGCTCAGCATCCCGCTCACGTACTTCATGTCGAACGACGGCTTCTACTTCGGCATCCTCCCCGTGCTCGCCGAGGCCGGCCAGGCGCACGGCGTCTCCTCCCTGGAGATCGCCCGCGCCTCCCTCGTCGGCCAGCCGCTGCACATGTCGAGCCCGCTGGTGCCCGCCGTGTACGTCCTGGTCGGCATGGCCAAGGTCGAGTTCGGCGACCACACCAGGTTCGTGGTCAAGTGGGCCGCCCTGACATCGCTCGTCGTCCTCGGGGCAGGAATCCTGTTCGGCATCATCTGA
- a CDS encoding GntR family transcriptional regulator, whose translation MTSFAPDSIVLNRKLPLWYQVSQSLRASILGRSPRDPLRLPTEEQLAGHYGVSVLTMRQALKELEDEGLITRHRRRGTFIEPDVRRATPVRLLGSVDAIVAQQSGMTTELLDHGPASVPPELAEHFPDLAEVATYHRLRSDEKTGEPTNHARNHIRPELAARLDLDDLIRWPMTKVLRDVVGADISRITDTVEARLADPETARLLQVPLLSPILHYTGITYDTQGRVLDVAVIHYRGDRFSFSVTLDAAN comes from the coding sequence GTGACCTCCTTCGCCCCGGATTCGATCGTCCTGAACCGCAAGCTGCCGCTCTGGTACCAGGTGTCGCAGTCCCTGCGCGCCTCGATACTCGGCCGCTCGCCCCGGGACCCGCTACGGCTGCCCACGGAGGAGCAACTCGCGGGGCACTACGGCGTCAGCGTGCTCACCATGCGGCAGGCGCTGAAGGAACTGGAGGACGAGGGCCTGATCACCCGCCACCGCCGCCGGGGCACGTTCATCGAGCCGGACGTCCGACGGGCCACGCCGGTACGGCTGTTGGGCTCGGTGGACGCGATCGTCGCGCAGCAGTCCGGCATGACGACCGAACTCCTGGACCACGGACCGGCGTCCGTTCCGCCCGAACTCGCCGAGCACTTCCCGGACTTGGCCGAGGTGGCGACGTACCACCGCCTCCGCAGCGACGAGAAGACCGGCGAGCCGACGAACCACGCCCGCAACCACATCCGCCCCGAACTGGCCGCCCGCCTCGACCTGGACGACCTGATCCGCTGGCCGATGACCAAGGTGCTGCGGGACGTCGTCGGCGCGGACATCAGCCGCATCACGGACACGGTGGAGGCCCGCCTGGCCGACCCGGAGACCGCCCGCCTCCTCCAGGTCCCGCTCCTCAGCCCGATCCTGCACTACACGGGCATCACGTACGACACACAGGGCAGGGTGCTGGACGTGGCGGTCATCCACTACAGGGGTGACCGCTTCTCCTTCTCCGTCACCCTCGACGCCGCGAACTGA
- a CDS encoding TetR/AcrR family transcriptional regulator: protein MKPVPHTTSLRRAPVQRRSAERLTRILDACADLLDEVGYDALSTRAVAQRAGVPIGSVYRFFGNKRAMADALAQRNLERYTERVTERLKEAGDGDGWRAAVDAVLDEYIAMKRTAPGFSLVDFGNQIPIGSGHAEPNRRVADRLTDLLSGYLAREPDEDLRRTFLVAVETADALVHLAFRVAPEGDEQVIGETREMLRAYLARVLD, encoded by the coding sequence ATGAAGCCCGTGCCCCACACGACATCGCTCCGCCGTGCGCCCGTGCAGCGGCGCAGCGCCGAACGGCTGACCAGGATTCTCGACGCCTGCGCCGACCTGCTCGACGAGGTCGGCTACGACGCGCTGAGCACCCGGGCCGTGGCGCAGCGCGCCGGTGTCCCCATCGGCTCGGTCTACCGCTTCTTCGGGAACAAGCGCGCGATGGCCGACGCCCTCGCGCAGCGGAACCTGGAGCGCTACACGGAGCGGGTCACCGAGCGCCTCAAGGAAGCAGGGGACGGGGACGGCTGGCGGGCGGCGGTGGACGCCGTCCTGGACGAGTACATCGCCATGAAGCGCACCGCGCCCGGCTTCTCCCTCGTCGACTTCGGCAACCAGATCCCCATCGGCTCGGGCCACGCGGAACCCAACCGCCGCGTCGCCGACCGCCTCACCGACCTGCTCTCCGGCTACCTCGCCCGCGAACCCGACGAGGATCTCCGGCGTACGTTCCTGGTCGCCGTGGAGACCGCCGACGCCCTCGTCCACCTGGCGTTCCGGGTCGCTCCGGAGGGCGACGAGCAGGTCATCGGGGAGACCCGGGAGATGCTGCGCGCGTATCTGGCGCGCGTGCTGGACTGA
- a CDS encoding type ISP restriction/modification enzyme, whose amino-acid sequence MPSVTHDDAPLLADLMPWSVAPIRLGRGWPTAPDAATLKARWDALVKAELPDRETLFEPSRSRTLHSAVSQLPGQPSGTEKLIRATGPCPEPVRVLYAPFDEQWLIPDHRLIDVARPELWRVADEHQIFVVETAGAPGPLLLASSVLPQLRPGRVRPLYRRPAAEEPNLAPGLLDHLATHLGHSPTPADLLAWTVTTARPGLAVPLTRDPELWARGVELGHRILWLMRRNGDRPKLPGGRRPYVRAPLPPLPLTLHYDRDEETLHLDEGRISPVPPESWDFEVSGVRVLEEWFTSRTSETAEPGTLAAIRPGTWQQTWTSELLELITVLALLAELRPQQEELEVRDQITAAELRKAGVLPVPEAARRPASVLDHHEEGPEGQFALI is encoded by the coding sequence ATGCCGAGCGTGACGCACGACGACGCTCCGCTGCTCGCGGACCTGATGCCGTGGTCCGTCGCACCGATCCGGCTCGGCCGGGGGTGGCCGACGGCGCCCGACGCGGCAACCCTGAAAGCGCGCTGGGACGCCCTGGTGAAGGCTGAACTCCCCGACCGGGAGACCCTGTTCGAGCCGAGCCGCTCGCGCACCCTGCACTCGGCGGTGTCCCAGCTCCCGGGCCAGCCCAGCGGCACGGAGAAGCTGATCCGCGCCACGGGCCCCTGCCCGGAACCGGTCCGTGTCCTGTACGCCCCCTTCGACGAGCAGTGGCTGATCCCGGACCACCGCCTGATCGACGTGGCGCGACCGGAGTTGTGGCGGGTGGCGGACGAGCACCAGATCTTCGTCGTGGAAACGGCGGGCGCCCCCGGCCCGCTCCTCCTCGCCTCCTCGGTCCTCCCCCAGCTCCGCCCCGGTCGCGTCCGCCCCCTCTACCGCCGCCCCGCAGCCGAGGAACCGAACCTGGCGCCGGGCCTGTTGGACCACCTCGCCACCCACCTCGGCCACTCCCCCACCCCGGCGGACCTCCTCGCCTGGACGGTGACGACAGCCCGCCCCGGACTCGCCGTACCCCTCACCCGGGACCCCGAACTCTGGGCACGCGGAGTCGAGTTGGGCCACCGCATCCTCTGGCTGATGCGCCGCAACGGCGACCGCCCCAAACTCCCCGGCGGCCGACGCCCCTACGTCCGCGCCCCCTTGCCACCCCTCCCCCTCACCCTCCACTACGACCGCGACGAGGAGACCCTGCACCTCGACGAGGGCCGCATCTCCCCGGTACCGCCCGAGTCCTGGGACTTCGAGGTGAGCGGAGTGCGCGTCCTGGAGGAGTGGTTCACGTCCCGGACATCGGAGACCGCCGAGCCGGGCACGCTGGCCGCGATCCGCCCGGGGACGTGGCAGCAGACGTGGACTTCAGAACTGCTGGAGCTGATCACGGTGTTGGCACTGCTGGCGGAACTGCGGCCACAGCAGGAGGAGTTGGAGGTACGGGACCAGATCACGGCGGCGGAACTGCGCAAGGCGGGCGTCCTGCCGGTACCGGAGGCGGCACGTCGGCCCGCATCGGTTTTGGACCACCACGAAGAGGGCCCGGAGGGTCAGTTCGCTCTGATCTAG